TCCTTTTGGATGTTCGTTACGCTACGCGATCCAAAACAAAGGAACCATATGTATCCATTTCGCTGTCTGTATGCTGCATGCGCCTGAATAAGCGAAGGCGCTGCGGTTGCCTTGCCGCCATTGGATAAGTCTCAACCAACAATGTGTTAATAGGAGGTCGGTACATATCCGTGACGTTCTGAGGTAGAGCCCGGTTTTGCAGGCAACACTGTCTGAGACAAAAAGCAGAAGTGAAGCATCCTACAAAAATCGCGACCAAGGCGAAGAAATCTTCCAGCGAAAACAGCAATAACAGCATATCTTCCATGGCGATTCTCCTCCTTTCGTATTCCTCATTCTACTCTTGTTCACAAAATCGTGCAATCTTAAAAATTTATGAGAGCGAATACATTGACAAACTACCAACTATTTCAATTTGTTAATCGATAGGTTGACACGGTAGTTCCCAAAAGGAAGCAAGGCATCTAAAAAATGATTGAGGGCCTCTTGATCTTGAACATGTACCACCATGGAATAGCAGCCTTCTCCGCTAATGCGATGTGCTTGGACGATCTCGCTGCGACTTTTTATAAAACGCGTGAAGAGAGAATGATCGGTAGTGGTCATGAACATAGTGACCAGAGCAGTGAGGAAAGGGGCAATTTTAGCTTCATCAATGAGCGTCGTGTAGCCTTGAATAATCCCTTGCTGCTCCATCCGTCTAATGCGGTTGCCCACGGCTTGACCGCTTAGATGGACCTGTTCGCCGATGTCCTTCCACTGCAAGCGGCTGTTTTTGCGTAGCAAGGCAAGGATGGAGAGATCAATTTGGTCTAGCATGCGTAACTCCTTTCACGGCGAAAGTGGGAAGCCAGCAATCGTTTCGCGGCAACCGTTCACGGCCTTATACAATAAACGTACATCCATTATAGCGATAACGAGGAAAGGAAGAAATGATATGCAGATTCAGCTTGTACGACATGCTACCTTGCGTGTGGAATATGCAGGGCAGACATTTTTGGTCGATCCGATGTTTAGCTCCAAGGGCGAATTGCCAGCCGTACCAAATACGCCGAATCAGCGCCCGAATCCAGGAGTAGAATTGCCCATATCCGTGGAGGAAGTACTCGCTGGCGTGGACGCCGTCTTGGTGACGCATACCCATTTTGATCATCTCGATGAAGCGGCCATCCGACTTCTCCCGA
The window above is part of the Brevibacillus brevis NBRC 100599 genome. Proteins encoded here:
- a CDS encoding Lrp/AsnC family transcriptional regulator; translated protein: MLDQIDLSILALLRKNSRLQWKDIGEQVHLSGQAVGNRIRRMEQQGIIQGYTTLIDEAKIAPFLTALVTMFMTTTDHSLFTRFIKSRSEIVQAHRISGEGCYSMVVHVQDQEALNHFLDALLPFGNYRVNLSINKLK